The genomic DNA GCGTCCGCGCCGAGGTCTTGCCTCAGGCCGAGTTCGCGGTGCTCACCCACTCCGGCGGTCACGACGGCATCGACCGCAGCTACGGGGCTCTAGGGATACACGTAAACGAACATCTGATCAGCGACCAGGGACCGATCCGCGAACACTACATCGGCTCGACGCCCTCGGACCCATACGGCTTCACCGCCACAGAGATCTGCTGGCCGATCTTTAGCACCACGCCACCGCGCGGATGACGGCAACCCGCCGCTAGTTCATTCCGCGAAGAAGCCTGTAGCACAGGACATCGATCAACCCACACTGAACCGCGGACGGGGTCGGCCCGCCGTGGTCATCTCAGCGCACGTTGGTGCGCGATCCGAAGGAGACACCTGACGTGTACGCGCAGTTCGGCACTTACGGAGCATGGCTCAATCCCGCACTGGGCGGTGCCCCCCGTATCAGGTACGCGCCCCAACTCGAAGAGCTGGGTTATCAGACGATCTGGGTGGGAATCGGCGCAGACCCCGTGGGTGACATGCACTTGCTCGAGCAGATGATCGCCGCGACGAAAGACGCAATCATCGCGAGCGCCATCATCAACATGTGGCAGGACGACGCAGGTAGCATCGCCCACCACTATCGCCGAATCGTCGACCGCTACGGACCTCGCCTGCTGCTCGGCATCGGTCTCGGCCATCCTGAAACCCGAGCCACCTACGAAAAGCCGTACGAGCGGGTGGTCCACTACGTCGACGCGCTCCTGGATGGCGGAGTGCCGGCCGAAGCGATGGTGATAGGCGCCCTGGGAACCAACACACTCACACTGGCCGGCGAGAGGACACTGGGCGCACACCCCTATCTCACGGTGCACGCACATACGCGATATGCCCGAGAAACATTGGGCAGCAACGCCTTCCTGGCCCCTGAGCACAAGGTCGTGCTGACCGAGGGCGGTGACGAGGCGCGAAGGATTGGCCGTCCGGCCGTCCAATTTCCCTACCTCGGCTTGCGCAATTACACCAACAACCTGATGCGGCACGGGTTCACCGAAGCGGACGTCGACGGGTCAGGCAGCGACGCACTCATCGACGCCCTAGTCGCCCACGGTTCTCCGAAAATGATCTACGCCCATATCAACGGCCATCTGGCAGCCGGCGCCAACCACATCGGCATCCAAGTCCTCACCGAGGACCCCACCGCCTCACCCGTGCAGGCCTTCCGAACCTTGGCCGAGCACCGCCCTACGCAGTGAGACGCACACGTCTCGATGTCTCTGCTAGACGAGCGACCGGTCGTTGCAGCGCAATCAGCGGAGCAATCTGGCCATGCCGTTGACCGGGCCGTGGCCACGGCCGATCGGATAGGCGGCGCGGATGCACTCGGTGATCCAGAGCTTGGCGAAACCGACCGCCTCGGGAACCCGGTAGCCGTGCGCCAGCGCGGCGGTGATCGCCGCGGCGAGGGTGTCGCCGGCGCCGTGATCATGGGGGGTGTCCACCCGGTGCGCAGCGAACTGGTGGAACTCAGAGCCGTCGAAGAGTAGATCGGAGCTGGTCTGCGAGGTGCGCAGGTGGCCGCCTTTCACGAGCGCCCATTGCGGCCCCAGCGCGTGTAGTGCCCGGGCAGCCTCGCGTTGAGTCGTGTCGTCGACGACGTCGATGCCGACTAGCAGTCGCACCTCGTCGAGGTTAGGCGTCACCAGCGTGGCCAGTGGGATCAGTTCGTCGCGCATGGCGTCCAGCGCATTGGGGTGAAGCAGTGGCTCGCCGACATTGGACGCACACACCGGATCGACCACGAGCGGGACGGTGCCGTCGAGCCCTTCGGACCTCCACGTAGCCACGATGGTCTGAATGATCGCGCTGGACGCCAGCATGCCGGTCTTGGCCGCCTCGATGCCGATGTCGGACGCCACCGCGCTGATCTGCCCCGCGACGATGTCAGTCGGAACTTCGTGAAACGCTCTGACGCCCAACGAGTTTTGGACCGTGACGGCGGTCAGTGCGGCGCACCCATGCACCCCCAGCATCGCGAACGTTCGCATGTCAGCCTGCAGACCCGCGCTGCCGCCCGAATCGGAGCCGGCGATGGTCATGACTCGGCGCGGGGTCTGTCCCGGTGCAGACAGTGGGAGGTCACGAGCGTCGGTCATGGGTATCAGTCTTTCAAAGATCGGCGAACCGGCGGCGGCGGGCTTCCGCTGTCGGGCAGGCGCCTGGTGCGCAGCCCGCGGGTGTCACCACTCAAGTATGCGGATTGCCATTCGCTGATCTTGACGGTCATTCACGGGACGTGCCAGGGGAGTTTCGGACCCAGACGGACGTCGTCGCTCGACCGCGCCTTGCCAATTCGGCTGCTGTCGGGCCGCGCGTGCCGATGGCGGCGGTGATGATCTGGTGGAGTTGAGCATGGTCGTCGAAATGCGAGGTGTGCGAGCCCCGTCGGAGGGTGGTGTCGCTGCCCCTGCCGGCAACGACTAGTACGTCGCCCGGCCGGGCAGCGGACACGGCCAGTTCTAGGGCGCGGTGTCGGTTGGGTTCCTCTATGACGTGGGCGTGACGGGCTCTGCGGGCGCCGGCTAGGACGTCGCGGCGAAGAACTGCGGGGTCGTCGTCTTCGGGGCTTTCGTCGGTGACGATCACCGTATCGGCGTAGGTGGCGGCGACTTGGCCCAGCGGCCTGCGCTTGCTGGGGTCGCGGCTACCGCTGGCTCCAACGACGAGGATCAGTCGACGCTTCGTCAATTGTCTGAGGTAGGGCAGTAGCGTGCGTTGGCCCGCCGTGTTGTGCATGTAGTCGACGATTGCGGTGAAGCGCTGTCCGGCGTGCACGGGTTTACACCTGCCGGTAATCGCAGTCAGGAAGGAGACACCTTCGGCGGCGGCGATGGGGTCGATGCCATCGGCAATCAAGCTGGTCAACGCAACCACTGCGTTCGACACTTGGTGGGGTCCGAGTGTTTGCAGGCATACGCCGGCCGTGCCGGCGGGAGTGCATGCTGTGAAACGACTCCCAGACTCAGTGCAGACGACGTCCTCGGCGTACACGTCGGCCGAAGGGTCCACGGTCGAGCAGGTCCACGTGGGTACCGTGGTGTTCGAGGCCAAGCGCGCTCCGTGGGCATCGTCGACGTTGACCACGGCAATCTGCGTGCGGTCCGAGGTGAACATGCTTGCCTTCGTTGCGAAGTAGGCCTGCATGGTGCCGTGGTAGTCGAGGTGATCGTGGCTGAGATTGGTGAATGCCATCGCGCGGAATTTGGTCCCGTCCACCCGGCGCTGGGCGATGGCGTGGGATGAGACCTCGACGGCGCAGGCCGAGACGCCCTCGCGGTGGAAGTGGGCCAGGGTGCGCTGCAACGTGGCCGCCTCCGGTGTGGTGCGCGTAGGAATGAGGCCCCAGTTCGGTCCCTGGATGCGGGCGCCGGAGATCAGCCCGGTGCATTCGCCTGCGGCGGCAAGGCCTGCTTCGATGAAGTGAGCAGTGCTGGTCTTGCCGTTCGTGCCAGTGACCCCAAAGACGCGGACCCTTCGCGATGGCCTCTGGTGGAACCAGGCCGCCAGCGGCCCTACGACTGCACGGGGGTTGTCGACAATCAGCGTCGGCAAGACCGATGACGGTCGATCGCTGATGGCCAAGACCGCCCCGGCCGCGACAGCCTCATTCTCGAAATCTAGACCGTGCCAACGCGTTCCAGGGATCGCAACGTAGGCGTCTCCTGGCCGAAGTACTCGAGAGTCGTCTACGAGATCCCGCAGGGCGAGCCGGCCGGCGTCCGCGGGCCCGATCACCTTCGTCTGCAGGAACGCTGCGACGTCTGCCACGGACACTGCTGCCGTTGGCGCGCGCCCGGCGTCGGAGTCGACCATCGTGTTTCAGCCCGCCAATCGCGCGTTGACCACGTCTGACGACCGTGGCTCCTCGCTGTGAGTTACCCGGAAGCAACGCCCGTAACCATGGGAATCGAGCAACGCGGTGCTCAGACCGACGTGTCGGATCTGCGGATGTCAGCGGCGCACGGACGAAGTAGGCAGCCTCGCGCGCGGGGACATGCGAACCTCGGCCAGGCGCTGGGGAATACCTGAACGAAGAATGAGGTTTGCGATGCCGTGAAGGCTTTTGGATTTCTGAGCTTTGGGCACTACGCGTCCGCTGGCGGGTCTGGTGGGCCCGGCGCCGCCGACATGTTGCGGGATGCAGTCGACATCGCGTCAGGTGCCGACGAGTTAGGGGTCAACGGCGCATACTTTCGCGTTCACCACTTCGCCCGGCAGTCCGCGGCACCCATGCCGCTGCTTGCTGCGATCGCCGCCCGTACCCAGCGCATCGAGGTCGGCACCGGTGTCATCGACATGCGGTACGAGAATCCCCTGCACCTCGCCGAGGAGGCGGCTGCGCTCGACCTGCTCTCCGAGGGCCGGGTGGCACTTGGAGTCAGTCGCGGGTCGCCTGAGCCTGCGCTGCGCGGGTGGGAGGCCTTCGGGTACACCGGTTCGACGGATCCGCGTGGCGCCGACATCGCCCGGGAGAAGTTCGAGCTGTTCCTGCGTGCCGTCCGCGGTGAGGGTGTCGCCGACGCCGATCCCCAACAGTTTGGGCGAGTCGGAAAGCTGCGCATCGAGCCGCACTCGCCAGGGCTGGCCGAGCGCATCTGGTGGGGCGCCGCATCGCGGGAGACCGCGAGATGGGCGGGCACGGCAGGCGTCAACCTGATGAGTTCGACGCTGCTGACCGAGGCCACGGGGGAGGCCTTCGCAGACCTGCAAGCTGAGCAGATCGACCAGTTTCGTGCCGCGTGGGTGGCCGCAGGTCACCGTCGAACTCCGCGGG from Mycolicibacterium arabiense includes the following:
- a CDS encoding UDP-N-acetylmuramoyl-L-alanyl-D-glutamate--2,6-diaminopimelate ligase, whose protein sequence is MVDSDAGRAPTAAVSVADVAAFLQTKVIGPADAGRLALRDLVDDSRVLRPGDAYVAIPGTRWHGLDFENEAVAAGAVLAISDRPSSVLPTLIVDNPRAVVGPLAAWFHQRPSRRVRVFGVTGTNGKTSTAHFIEAGLAAAGECTGLISGARIQGPNWGLIPTRTTPEAATLQRTLAHFHREGVSACAVEVSSHAIAQRRVDGTKFRAMAFTNLSHDHLDYHGTMQAYFATKASMFTSDRTQIAVVNVDDAHGARLASNTTVPTWTCSTVDPSADVYAEDVVCTESGSRFTACTPAGTAGVCLQTLGPHQVSNAVVALTSLIADGIDPIAAAEGVSFLTAITGRCKPVHAGQRFTAIVDYMHNTAGQRTLLPYLRQLTKRRLILVVGASGSRDPSKRRPLGQVAATYADTVIVTDESPEDDDPAVLRRDVLAGARRARHAHVIEEPNRHRALELAVSAARPGDVLVVAGRGSDTTLRRGSHTSHFDDHAQLHQIITAAIGTRGPTAAELARRGRATTSVWVRNSPGTSRE
- a CDS encoding TIGR03620 family F420-dependent LLM class oxidoreductase, giving the protein MYAQFGTYGAWLNPALGGAPRIRYAPQLEELGYQTIWVGIGADPVGDMHLLEQMIAATKDAIIASAIINMWQDDAGSIAHHYRRIVDRYGPRLLLGIGLGHPETRATYEKPYERVVHYVDALLDGGVPAEAMVIGALGTNTLTLAGERTLGAHPYLTVHAHTRYARETLGSNAFLAPEHKVVLTEGGDEARRIGRPAVQFPYLGLRNYTNNLMRHGFTEADVDGSGSDALIDALVAHGSPKMIYAHINGHLAAGANHIGIQVLTEDPTASPVQAFRTLAEHRPTQ
- a CDS encoding LLM class flavin-dependent oxidoreductase; amino-acid sequence: MKAFGFLSFGHYASAGGSGGPGAADMLRDAVDIASGADELGVNGAYFRVHHFARQSAAPMPLLAAIAARTQRIEVGTGVIDMRYENPLHLAEEAAALDLLSEGRVALGVSRGSPEPALRGWEAFGYTGSTDPRGADIAREKFELFLRAVRGEGVADADPQQFGRVGKLRIEPHSPGLAERIWWGAASRETARWAGTAGVNLMSSTLLTEATGEAFADLQAEQIDQFRAAWVAAGHRRTPRVSVSRSIFPLVTDLDRRYFGPRGDDSADQVGIIDGFRSTFGKTYAAEPDVLVEQLKADAAVQSADTLMLTIPSQLGVDLNLHILESFARYVAPALGWEPNFKGLPTG
- the thiD gene encoding bifunctional hydroxymethylpyrimidine kinase/phosphomethylpyrimidine kinase, which codes for MTDARDLPLSAPGQTPRRVMTIAGSDSGGSAGLQADMRTFAMLGVHGCAALTAVTVQNSLGVRAFHEVPTDIVAGQISAVASDIGIEAAKTGMLASSAIIQTIVATWRSEGLDGTVPLVVDPVCASNVGEPLLHPNALDAMRDELIPLATLVTPNLDEVRLLVGIDVVDDTTQREAARALHALGPQWALVKGGHLRTSQTSSDLLFDGSEFHQFAAHRVDTPHDHGAGDTLAAAITAALAHGYRVPEAVGFAKLWITECIRAAYPIGRGHGPVNGMARLLR